A section of the Bacillota bacterium genome encodes:
- a CDS encoding acyl carrier protein, with protein MDGSIFEKVKSIIVEQLSVDESEVTPEASFVDDLGADSLDIVELIMAFEEAFGLEIPDEDAEKIVTVGDAVKYIQSRQE; from the coding sequence ATGGACGGCAGCATCTTCGAAAAGGTGAAGTCCATCATCGTCGAGCAGCTCAGCGTGGACGAGTCCGAGGTGACCCCGGAGGCCTCGTTCGTGGACGACCTCGGGGCGGACTCGCTGGACATCGTGGAACTCATCATGGCCTTTGAGGAGGCGTTCGGGCTCGAAATCCCTGACGAGGACGCCGAGAAGATCGTCACGGTCGGCGACGCCGTGAAGTACATCCAGTCCCGGCAGGAGTAG